One Nycticebus coucang isolate mNycCou1 chromosome 7, mNycCou1.pri, whole genome shotgun sequence genomic window, caaagcaatctacctattcaatgccattcctatcaaagtacctacatcgtactttcaagatttggaaaaaatgattctgtgttttgtatggaaccggaaaaaaccccgtatagctaaggcagttcttagaaacaaaaataaagctgggggcatcagcataccagattttagtctgtactacaaagccatagtggtcaagacagcatggtactggcacaaaaacagagacatagacacttggaatcaaattgaacaccaagaaatgaaactaacatcttacaaccacctaatcttcgataaaccaaacaagaacttaccttgggggaaagactccctattcaataaatggtgttgggagaactggatgtctacatgtaaaagactgaaactggacccacacctttccccactcacaaaaattgattcaagatggataaaggacttaaatttaaggcatgaaacaataaaaatcctccaagaaagcataggaaaaacactggaagatattggcctgggggaagacttcatgaagaagaccgccatggcaattgcaacaacaacaaaaataaacaaatgggacttcattaaactgaaaagcttctgtacagctaaggagacaataaccaaagcaaagagacaacccacacaatgggaaaggatatttgcatattttcaatcagacaaaagcttgataaccaggatccatagagaactcaaattaatccacatgaaaaaagccaacaatcccttatatcaatgggcaagagacatgaatagaactttctctaaagacgatagacgaatggctaacaaacacatgaaaaaatgttcatcatctctatatattagagaaatgcaaatcaaaacatccctgagatatcatctaaccccagagagaatggcccacatcacaaaatctcaaaactgcagatgctggcgtggatgtggagagaagggaacacttttacactgctggtgggactgcaaactagtacaacctttctggaaggaagtatggagaaacctcaaagcactcaacctagaccttccattcgatcctgcaatcccattactgggcatctacccagaaggaaaaaaatccttttatcataaggacacttgtactagactgtttattgcagctcaatttacaatcgccaaaatgtggaaacagcctaaatgcccaccaacccaggaatggattaacaagctgtggtatatgtataccatggaatactattcagccattaaaaaaaatggagactttacatccttcgtattaacctggatggaagtggaagacattattcttagtaaagcatcacaagaatggagaagcatgaatcctatgtactcaatcttgatatgaggacaattaatgacaattaaggttatgggggggagcagaaagagggatggagggaggggggtggggccttagtgtgtgtcacactttatgggggcaagacatgattgcaagagggactttacctaacaactgcaatcagtgtaactggcttattgtaccctcaatgaatccccaacaataaaaaaaaaaaaaattgccaaaaataaaagaacagagcAGCTACccaatataaatacataaatttttagGTTTACATAGGCCATGTACCGAAATTTACATTTGCCTGGCCATAAGcatatcaaaataattttgagaagaTTGAAATTACATACATCATGTTGTCTAACCACAATAGAATTAACCtagaaatcaattaaaaaaagataaatttaaaaatcgaCAAATATTTAGAACTCAAGTAGTTTACTCCTAAGATACTATGGGTCAAAGGAGAAACTACAATGGAATTAGATAACATTTtacttaaatgataaaaatatgatattttatGAGATCCAGTTACAGTATACTTACAGGAAAAATTATACTGAAACAATTATCAAGACAAAGTGAATTTTGTGCAAGAATAGATgaatagaccaatggaacacagAAGAGTTCAGAAACAGACCTACACACAAACAATATGTAATCATTGATTTACAACTAACGTACCTCCGTGCAGTGGGGAAGGAACAGTCTTCTCAATAAACACAATATGAGCAATTAGAAATCAACACAGAAATTAATATTTACTCCCATCCCACATCTCATATACATAGACTCAAACTTCAGATGGATTTGAGAGCTAACTATAACAATCAAACCATAAAGTCTCATCTAGAAGACAGCACAGTAGAACATCTTTATGATCTTGGTGTGGACACTGTGGTAGActgaaacacaaattaaaaagactgacaaatCATAGtacatgccaattaaaaaaaatctgttaatcaAAAGATACTCAGAAATGGAGATATATTCAACACAAATATCTGATGAAGGGCTCATTTCCAGAACAAATTAATAAGAAGACagattactttaaaaagaaaagacttgaaGGGGTACTTCTCAATGAAGATGTATAAATTGCcaatacatacatgaaaaaatactcaacttcATTAGTTCTCaggagaatgcaaattaaaaccagaatgcTCTATCTCTGGCATGAGGCTAAAAGGCAAATAACTGATGAACCAAGGACTACAAGGAGCAAGTGGGATGCTCATACACTTCCCGTGGGAGTGTAACTTGTCACACCACTTTAGAAAACAGGCAGTATTTATTAAGGCTGAAAATATGCATGCTGGTGGCTGGGGCACCATTGGCCTCACCATGCCTGCCATTTGCAATTTTCAGAGTCTGTTGACTCTAATCTTGCTGCTTATATGTACCTGTGTTTATATCCAATCTTTGGCACCCAGCTTCCTGGACAGAAATAAAACTGGACTGTTGGGTAAGTTTTAGAAGTGTGCCAGAATTGGTGAACAGGAAGTCCTGATGTTGCAGTATGCTGTATAGTGATGGCCTTCAGCATCCTCTGCATACAGTAGCTTGGAAAAATGCCAGACTTTAAGTGCCATCAGGTTGCAATGTGAACAAGGACTTAGCTGCAGAAAATAATGCACAGAATAGTTAATCCTTTATCTCCCGACATGGAAGGAGATAAATCCCTAGATGctgttctctatttttgtgttattGACCAATGCTCTATGTAAATAATTAAGATAAAACCATTTAATACTTGGAGAGTTTAGTAATCTGTAAACATCAACCTCTGTACTGTCACTATAATATTACATTCtgcaaatgtcaaaaaaaaaagaaagaaaatatgcatgCTGCATGAACCAATAAGCCTTTTGCTAGATGTACATCCAAGAGAAATTAATACATGGAGTGATCAGGGCCTTATGTACCACAACATTCATGGCAGCTTTGTTCATGATAGCCAAAAATATCCAACAGCAATGCAATggataaatatattttgataaattcATACAATGGTATATGATAtcacaatgaaaatgaaaaattactgtGACAATAACAGGAATAAATCTCAGAAACAAAAGGTTGAGCAGTAGAAGTCACATACAAGGGAGTTCATACCATAAGCTTACATTAAATAAAGCTCAAAAACAGACTAAGCTAATCCTGAAGGAGTAGTGGAAGGAGGCTTCTGAGGCTGCTAATGGCCCATTTCTTGATTTGGGGTGGTTACAGTGGTAAGTTTACTCTGCAGAAATCAACTAAACCAATCAACACAAAGTTTAACAAAATGCAGcaaaaatttttagaagaatCTGACAGCATAATTGTAAAACTTAtctacaggcttggtgcctgtagctcaagtggctaaggcgccagccacatacaccagagctggcaggttcaaatccagcccaggcctgccaaacaacaatgacaattacaaccaaaaaatagcctggcgtggtggcaggcacctgtagtcccagctacttgggaggctgaggcaagaaaattgcttaagcccaggggttggaggttactgtgagctgtgccaccacggcattctacccagggtgacagcttgaggctctgtctcaaaataaataaataaatagggcggcgcctgtggctcattgagtagggcgccagccccatatactgagggtggcgggttcaaacccagccccggccaaactgcaaccaaaaaatagccgggcgttgtggcgggcgcctgtagtcccagctactcgggaggctgaggcaagagaatcgcttaagcccaggagttggaggttgctgtgagctgtgtgaggccacggcactctaccgagggcaataaagtgaaactctgtctctacaaaaaaaaaaaaaaaagaaagaaaataaataaataaataaaataaaataaaatttatctataCAAATAATTAGTAAATGTAACAAaaacttttttaagaaaataaaggtaACAGGCAGAATTTTTATCTGCCAAATCTTAAAATTCactaaaaacaataattaaaatagtgaGACATTGGTACAAGAATAGACATACAAgccaaagaaacagaataaaaagccTACACACATACTTGCTATATAATAAGAACATGCAATATGGTGAAGAAGATTTTAGTCAGTACACAATACTAGGAAATTTGGGGAGGAAAGTTGAATACCTATATTGCATTACAtatcaaaataaactaaaggtagatcaggcattttttttttttgaaaattacagGGTGTcgttacaaaatattctctacctgttggccacctttttgtaaaattttgtaatgaacattttgtaaataaagatacagttacctaaaatttcctattttcctatGTATGCTAAGTTTAGGATATGCAAATTTTGAGATACCCTGTACATATGCATCAAACACAAGCACTTACAGATTCATAAAGCAGATTCTACTAGatctaaatgaagaaataaacaatagCATTGTAATTGCCAGGGACTTCAATACCCATTGACAGAACTGGAACTCccaaatatacacaaatacatgaaaattaaacaactcaAACTGTTGAGTTATTAAATGAGccttgggtcaatgatgaaattaagatggaaatcaagaGATTCCTTGAACTGAATGAGAAggagacacaaactatcaaaatctGTAGGACAACACAGTAAAAGGAGTCCTAAAGGAAAAATTCATAATCTTAAATGCCTACATCGAAATGACAAAAAGattacaaattaacaacctaatgtcacatctcaaggaactagaaaaagaagaacaaaacaaacacaaagccagcagaagaaaagaaatagcaaagctcagagcagaactaaaccaaatggaaaccaaaaaaaaaaaaaaaaaaaaaaatttacaaaggattaactaaataaaaagttggttctttgaaaacataaacaaaattgatagaccccCTAGTTAGATTaagcagaaatagaagagaaagaatcaagctcaatcagaaatgaaaaaggtgggcagggtgcggtggctcacacctataatcctagcactctgggaggcccaggcgggtggattgcctgaggccacaggtttgagaccagcctgagccagagcaagactttgtctctaaaaatagccaggcattgtggtgggcacctgtagtcccagctactggggtggctgaggcgagagaatcgcttgagcccaagagtttgaggtggctgtgagctatgatgccactcacacggcactctactgagggctgcaAAGTAatacgctgtctcaaaaaaaagaaaaaggatacatTATAactgacaccacagaaatacaaactatcatctgtgaatactatgaaaacCTCTGTGTACACAAActggaaaacagaataaatggataaattcccagaagCATACAACATCACCAGCctaaatcaagaagaaatagaaacccTGAACAGACCAATGACAAGCAGTGAGACTGAAGCAGTAATAAGCAATCTCCCCACAAAAAAAGCCCAGACAAGATGGATGACAGCTGAATTCCAGTAGACCTCTGAAGACAGGCATCTATCCTACAGAAATTATcccataacatcaagaaggagggaatcctccctagCTCAcattgataccaaagccaggaaaggatgtaaccaaaaaagaaaactatagaccagcaTCCTTTATGAATATATTCTGTAGATGCAACAGTCCTTGGCAATATACTAGTAAaccaaattcagcagcacatcaGAAAGTTACTTTGCAGTGATCAAGTAGATTTTATTCCAGGGAAACAAGAATGCTTAACATATATAAATCTAAAAAtgtgattcagcacataaatagaagcaaaaacaaatgattatcgcaatagatgctgaaaaaagtatttgataaaatctaatACTCTTTTTTGATAAAACCCCTTaataaactaggaatagaaggaacatacttcaaaacaataaaagccatatatggcaaacccacaaccaacgtcatactgaatggggaaaagttgaaagctttccCTCCAAGAACTGCAATAAGACAAGACTGCCCACTGTCACCACATCTAGTTAATATAGTACTGGAAATCCTAGCAAgaataatcaggcaagagaaagaaataaggtgtatccaaattgggaaagaggaggtcaaactatccctgttcACTGATGATACggtcttgtatctagaaaactctAAAACTCCACCAAAAGAGTTTAGAACcattaaataaattcagcaaagtctcagattacaaaaccAGTGTACACAGATCAGGAGTATTCCCATATACCAATAGCAGTCAAGCTTAGAGTGAAATCAAGGACTCAAGACCATTTACAAcagctacaaagaaaacaaaatgcttagcaatatacttaaccaaagaggtgaaaagTCTCTACAAGAACTACAAAAGACTGATGgaagaaattatagatgacacaaacaaatagaaaaatatccagGGCTTGTGGTGGTAGAATcggtatcacttttttttttttttttggccagggctaggtttgaacctgccacctccggcatatgggaccggcaccctactccttgagccacaggcgctgccctagaatcAGTATCACTTacaatcttttatattttattctactaCTTTGAGagtgtttttgtcttttccttgaCCCATCTGGAGTTTGCTGCATATTTCAGTATGAGggaatactcattttttttccaaatgaatagTCAATAATCTCCCCATTATTTAttaagatttccttttttctatacTGCTCTAAACTTCCACCTAAAATCTATATCAAATCTCGGTTTATCATGCATCAGTTTCATACATCCCTATTCTCCTCCAATGATCTATTATTATACGATGCCAGGAATTACATTAATTACTAAAGCTTAATTGCAGCTTGATGTCTAATAGGATGATATTGgctattttgtacattttcttttcctgacgAATTTCATACCCAGCCtgacacatttctcaaaaaagtTCCCTTAGGGTTTATTTAggtttccttttctgtcattctcagatttctaagttttttttacttgtttttatttttgttctgggTTGAGCATGTGTATTTAACTCACATCTGATATGACTTCATTGCATTGTCAATTAACTATACCttaaccacaataaaaataaaatcatcattttTGCTAGATATTTTCCAAACTTCTCCAAAATTCACTCAGTTCTCACTAAATGATTGCAGGTCATCTCGCTCAGTTTCACGGATCTACATTCTGCAATTAGCTTGCTCTGTAAACAGACAAGGGACTAATCCATGAGGCCACCACTTATGAGGTTGCTCGACTCTGATGGGGGTCTGGCAAACCTGCTTTGAGAAATTCCCAGCTGCAAACCTCCTCTGTACTGGGTTCTCCTCCTCATTTCAACCAAAGCAGCAACATCTGGGGCCATTTCATACACTCAGGTTCTATATACAATTTCATTTGAAAGCAAATTCCctggatgagaaaaaaaaaatagttttgaaaatcACTGTGTTGTGGTATGAAAAAAACTCAGGAGACAACAGGCCATTTGTTCAATGCTGGAACAAATTCAAGGTTGTTGGCTTTCTTATGGAGGCATGTGACCTACAACCTACCCTGTCCCCTCCACCTGCTGAACTGGGGCTTCACCCACCAGCACCTGTTCTCTTAATTGCCAAAGTCTAAAGTTGCACCTTCATTCAACAATGAAGAGCTTCGGCACTATGAGGCTTCATAAGAGGGTGCAGTGTTCTATCCAGAGTCTAACAAATTCGGCTGCACTAACGATATTTAGAGAAGACTGTCTAAGGACTGTGTGATCTGTGTACTCATTAAGTATTCTCAAGGTCTATGCCTAGGCTGGACCGAGTTCAGTGGTgattacaactaattgatcacaaccagttacagattcctttgttccttctccactcccactgcttcacttgactggccttaaaaataaataaaaaataaaataaaaagatctatCCCTAGATGGGATTGAACAGCCAGAAGGATCAGCTCTGAGAAAAATCACCTTTACCCAGCTAAATAATATGTTCTGGTCTTGTTTTAAGGTCATTTCAAGAAAGAgtcaaaaatcccaagaccagagatgttgatgtggatgtggagaaaagggaacacttctacactgctggtgggaatgcaaattaatatattccttttggaaagatgtttcgagaacacttagagatctaaacatagatctgccattcaatcctataattcctctactaggtatatacccagaagaccaaaaatcacattataacaaagatatttataccagaatgtttattgcagcccaattcacaattgccaagtcatggaaaaagcccaagtgcccatcgatccacgaatggagtaataaattgtggtatatgtacaccatggaatattatgcagccttaaagaaagatggagactttacctctttcatgtttacatggataaagctggaacattttcttcttagtaaagtatctcaagaatggaagaaaacgtatccaatgtactcagccctactatgaaactaatttatggctttcatatgaaagctataacccagtcataacctaagaatatgaggaaggggaagagggaggggagggaggggggagggggagggtgattggtgggattacacctgcggtgcatcttacaagggtacatgtgaaacttagtaaatgtagaatataattgtcttaatacaataactaagaaaatgccaggaaggctatgttaaccagtgtgatgaaaatgtgtcaaactgtttataaaaccagtgcatggtgccccatgatcacattaatgtacacggctatggtttaatattaacaaaaaaaagaataaataaatcaatgaataaatgaatgaagtaaCAATCAAATTTAAGAGGAATCAATTTGCAAAGCAGGAAACTATAGTTTTTATCACCTTAGGCAGCTTTATTTGAAAgtatattagaaaaataactaaTCATCTTAGCCTCTTCTCAGTTCCAATAAATACTGCACAGCCAAAATAAAGTATAATTACCAAAAATATCTCATTGTTGGTTATAAAATTTAACGACTACAATCTACGTATCCAACACAGAACTTATCCtcaaatgaagcattatttttatctttaatatttcCAGATGCTAAAACTTCGAAATGAATGTGTGCTTTGTGCCAAAAAGAATGATTTAGTCACTTTCATGGATTATTTAAAATTCTGGATTTTGTAATGGGAGATGTAATGAAAATTTCAGGATAGATTTACTTTGCTTAGAACTTTACATTGAAGagctgcatttttaaattaaggcatATAAAATAATAGACATGTGACGGCTATGTCTCATCATAGAAATGAGCCAGAATGGAGGATTTTACTAACCACTTACtctatgctaaaaaaaaaaaagtagttcatGGCACTCCTTACTCTACTCCAGTTGAAAAAGTGATTTCCTTAAAAcacaaaaaagggaaggaaagaaagaaaggcacagAGGAggtaagaaggggaaaaagattgagaaggaagggaaatggagcaggaaggaagagagggagggagggaggcagaaggaaaggaagtcagtCTCTTCAGCAGTATAAAACATTATCCTCAAGGATACCGTATATACTTTATGTTTAAGAGGGACTTCTATTAAAGTATTATAATACTCAAAAAAATGGTAGAACCATTGGCCAGAAGGTTTATTCCCCAGACCTTTCTGCAGTGAGAGAGGCTCCGCTCTGCACGTCACTCCTGGTAAGCTGCTCCCATAAGGAGCAAGTGTCTCCGCACTTTGCTGTTTTAGCCACTTAAGAACGGCAGGGGCAAGAATCACTGTTTATGCAGCTCTCTCTCAAGTAAtgcttgagtttttttgtttattcttaggCGAATTCTTTTCTAAGGATGATGTATAAGTTTCTAATAATGCATTACTTTAGTATTAAGTTTCACTAGGCTACGAAAAggagtttttctctctctgcaaATGTTTTATCAGGGCCATTTTATCCTTTTCGTTTAGTATGAAGAGCTGATAGCTAACCATTCCTGATAAACATTTGGTCCTGACATCTTTAGGTGATCAAAGAACCCATGAGAGGAGGCCTGAACTTCTTGGTCTCTGGCCTCTCCTGTAACAGAAGTGCATGCAAGTAAACCCCCTGCTGGGAGGGGAACAAAAGCACTGCCTGAGAAACACACAAATTAAGCGACATGGGAGCAGGAGGCATTTGGCCTGGAAAATAGATCAGCGAGTCTATTCTGTTATAATCTGCCAGGGGATTTCTAAAACACACTAAAACAAAATACTTCCCAGCACGCGACTGGAAGAAATGGACATTTATCCAGCCATAAACATTCCTGGCTCTGAAGGATGACAGAAACATACACAATTCATCATCCTGCCTGCCTCCCTAACTGCTtagattcataaaataaataaataatagtagagAAGTTTTTACTAGGAGAAACTGGATATGAAAGCCTGGTGAGGAGCTTCACTCTCGCCCCCGTTCTGCCTAATATGACCGTGCAGGATCTGGCAGGTGCACAACCGACTCCACAAGACAGATTTATCCACATGCATCAGAAGACATTTTGTTTTCCAAGTTCATTAAAGCTGGAAATTGGCTAACTCTGAGACAGGGAGGAAGGGCAGCATTCATCTCTGCCTCAGGTGTACAGAGGGTTTTGCTGAAGTCAGGGAAAATCCACATTCTTGCCTCAACCCCTAATTAGCAGGGAAAATGTGGGCATATCGTTAGGCCACTCTGAGTTTTGGTTCCCTAATCTGAAAAATGAGGGGGCATTTTTTTCAAGGTATACAGATGAATCTGTAACAAAGTCGGGAGCTTGACTTACGTCGTGGAAAGCACCTGAGACCCCGTCAGTTCTACAACATGGAGGGTTCAGCAAATCTTTGAGAGGCTTGAGTCTGCCCCCTCATTTTGTAGATTAGGGAACCAAAACTCAGAATGGCCAAAAGATATGCCCAAAGTTTCCCAGCTAATTAGTGTTTGAGACAAGAAGGCAGATTTTCCCTGACTTCAGTGCAACCCTCTCTATATCCGAGGCAGAGCTGAACGCTGTCTACATGGCCCCTGCTCCTGCACAAATGGCAGCTATGGTTCCCACAGAGCTGAACTGGCAAGTGTTTCCTGTCTCCCTAGACCACGAGGCTCCAGAAGATAGGGATGTGTTTTAGCCACAGAGCACAGCACCCAGCACACACTTCAGTAGGAAGTGCTACTCCTACAGCAGCTAACTTAATGAGTGCTTGGTAGTTCATAGCAGGCCTGTGCTTCCTCCTTAGCACATTACCTCATTCGGTCCCTACAATATCCTTTGAAGCAAGAGCTATTGTTGATCCCACTTAACCAATTTGGAAACCGAGACTCAGAGGTCAACACACTCAGGGCAGGGCAAAACCTGGACTCTCGGGTCTGTCTCACCACTGGATCTTCATTccatgagtgaataaatgaataaatgtgtagGTGGATTAGCCTATCTCTGGTGCCATGCATTTATCCCCACTTTAGCTTTGCCATTTCAGAAATGTCCAGGCTGGGAAAATAAAGCCATCAACAACTTTTCATTTCTACAGCATAAAGGAGGTGGTTATGCATGTGGAGAGATAATGACTAGCAGGCTGGCTAGGGCCTCCCTGCAACCGAGGTCTGTAGACTGCTGGATCTTTTCcatattttgagattttaaatgtattaaaacatCAATACATACCCCAAACAGGATCACACAAataacagaatattataaatgttcAGTCTTGGCAATGTAGCCTCATTTGAAGGCAATGTCAAAATGTAAATTTCAAGGCTAGGACCAAAAGGTCTTCCAGGACCACCCTTGGATAAGTCCCATGAATCTTAAAGCCGCCCATCCTAATTCATGTATGGAGTTGTTGTTAAAACTGTTTGCTATTATTCCAGCAAAGCATTTACTGTACAAGGTACTTAATAATCACCAATTATATTAAATGGCTATTTCAGCGACTGTTGGCATTGATCCAACAAAGGAAAATACCCTTCTATCACATAAAGTTACCCTCTATCCCACACCCACTTGTCAAACTAGATTCAAGTAGCTGTCTTGGCACAAGCAGCAACAGGATAATGAATTTCTCAACTTCCTTCTCACCAATGCCAAAGGATGGTACAGGCGGCAGCTACCAGGAAAACTGCAATCCATAGCCACACACGATACACTGCCTTGAATATCCAGAGAGTTGTCATTCAAATCAAGACAATTGCTATATTGACTCCTGGGTAGTCTGAGGATTGTTCAGCAATGCCAGAACTTTCTCTGTGGGTCAATAAAGAttgtttaaattatctttttataaattattatttgaaaaaattattttgttacttaCATTTCCATTTTGGGTCTCAGATTTGGTGTTGAACTGAGTATTGGAAATTCTCGATCTCATCAGAATTGTAACTAAATTGCataaatttgtatgtcttttacAAGATTTTCTATCTATGATTCTCCAGGATTATAACAATATAAAGAATTtgtgggtggcacccatagctcagcgggtagggtgctggccacatacaccgaggctgatgggtttgaacccgtcccaggccagctaaaatcaacaatgacaactgcgacaaagcattgtggcaggcacctgtagttccagctacttgggaggctgaggcaagtgaattgcttaagcccaagagtctgaggttgctgttgagctgtgacaccatggcactccaccgagggcgcatactgagattgtctcaaaaaaaaaaaaaagaatttgtgattTGTCAACCTTTGATCTATGTCTACCATGAGCTGAAAGATACCATGTCCACATCTGATATTCCCAATTCTCACCCACTTATCTTATTGTAATGAAACTTCACTCACTGAAGCAGGACAACTGAGCAGTGGCTCACAAGTGCCTTTATCCTATGCAATTGTGAACAGCCTACCCTTTTACCAAGGAACACCCCACCCTCAAACCTTTCCTGTATTCTTTCAGCAAATATAATAAGCACCTACAATGTGCCAGGAACATGAGAAATGTGTTGTTGGTGCTCTGACTAAAACTGATAATGCATTTTCCCAGAACACTGACATTATCACTCTTAGTCTCAGGAAAGCAGAGGCCTAATCCAGAATGCAGGACTCAGGAATTCCCATGCTGTGAAGTGCCTCTGGTGCCTGGGGCAGACGGAGGATGGCTGTGCCAAACCGGACCAGAACCTCTGTGGGCTTTAGTCCCTGTTTCTCACCAACCTATGGGCTCCAGGCCTCCACTGCTTTCC contains:
- the LOC128590278 gene encoding LOW QUALITY PROTEIN: protein kish-A-like (The sequence of the model RefSeq protein was modified relative to this genomic sequence to represent the inferred CDS: inserted 1 base in 1 codon; substituted 1 base at 1 genomic stop codon); the encoded protein is MPAICNFQSLLTLILLLICTCVYIQSLAPSFLDRNKTGLLGKFXKCARIGEQXSPDVAVCCIVMAFSILCIQ